From a single Paenibacillus sp. FSL R5-0345 genomic region:
- a CDS encoding helix-turn-helix domain-containing protein, translated as MAIKGQKFKNYSDEIKKEAIRLHVEERWTYRKITEHFEIQDQGRVKRWMKKYRELGEFGLLDQRGRRIEYIDQDRYVQKLKRENEMLKKCLEIWMQEVKRTNIESLRTLQKSMPLATCVNSLGSLEVDTTLS; from the coding sequence ATGGCGATTAAAGGACAGAAGTTTAAAAATTACTCAGATGAGATTAAAAAAGAGGCCATTCGTTTACATGTGGAGGAAAGATGGACTTATCGGAAAATTACGGAGCATTTTGAGATACAAGATCAAGGACGGGTAAAGAGATGGATGAAGAAATACCGAGAGCTAGGGGAATTTGGGCTACTAGATCAACGGGGGCGTCGTATTGAATATATCGATCAAGATAGGTATGTTCAAAAGCTCAAACGGGAAAATGAAATGCTAAAAAAGTGTTTGGAAATCTGGATGCAGGAGGTGAAACGCACAAATATAGAGTCATTGAGAACGCTGCAAAAGAGTATGCCGTTAGCAACCTGTGTAAACTCTTTAGGGTCTCTAGAAGTGGATACTACGCTTTCCTGA
- a CDS encoding IS3 family transposase, giving the protein MCKLFRVSRSGYYAFLKRKGTDRDQEAKALIQKVYERYEGVYGYRQIQLFLLQDHGVWMNHKKVLRIMQDLGIRSRIRRKHRCNYATSEGDRVAKNILKRDFKADAPNQKWVTDITQYRVGEKWLYLSAIKDLFNNEIIAYQMSARNDNELVLRTFEQAWSQQKDVTGLIVHSDQGFQYTSHAYHDMLPKVGARISMSRRGNCYDNASMESFFSHLKTEGLYPYDIRNMDEAQRKIEDYIRFYNQHRPQRRLNKLPPVEYRKQLIA; this is encoded by the coding sequence CTGTGTAAACTCTTTAGGGTCTCTAGAAGTGGATACTACGCTTTCCTGAAGCGCAAAGGAACAGATCGGGATCAGGAAGCAAAGGCGCTCATTCAGAAGGTCTATGAAAGGTATGAAGGAGTCTACGGTTATCGCCAAATTCAATTGTTCTTGCTACAAGACCACGGGGTTTGGATGAATCATAAGAAGGTACTCAGAATTATGCAGGATTTAGGCATTCGTTCGAGGATCCGCCGAAAACATCGTTGTAATTATGCTACTTCTGAAGGAGACCGTGTGGCGAAAAATATTTTGAAACGGGATTTCAAAGCGGATGCTCCCAACCAAAAATGGGTGACAGACATTACGCAATATCGTGTAGGCGAAAAGTGGCTCTATCTTTCTGCGATTAAAGATTTATTCAATAACGAAATTATCGCTTATCAAATGAGCGCTAGGAACGACAACGAACTGGTTCTCCGGACCTTTGAGCAGGCGTGGAGTCAGCAAAAAGACGTGACTGGACTGATCGTTCACAGCGATCAGGGATTCCAATACACGTCTCATGCATACCACGACATGCTGCCAAAGGTTGGGGCCCGAATCAGCATGTCTCGCCGAGGCAATTGTTATGACAACGCCTCTATGGAGAGCTTCTTCTCGCATCTCAAAACGGAAGGACTCTATCCTTATGATATCCGAAATATGGATGAGGCACAAAGGAAAATTGAAGATTACATTCGATTTTATAACCAACATCGGCCACAACGAAGGTTAAATAAGCTGCCTCCGGTAGAGTACCGGAAACAGCTTATTGCCTAG
- the smpB gene encoding SsrA-binding protein SmpB, protein MGKKADGKVLAQNKKASHDYFIEDTYEAGLVLTGTEIKSLRNGRANIGDAFATIRNGEIHIHNMHISPFEQGNRANPTDPTRTRKLLMHKEQIHKLLGLSKRDGFTIVPLKVYVRNGYAKLLIGLGKGKKEYDKRDSAAKRDAQRDIQRVLREKQKIAR, encoded by the coding sequence ATGGGTAAAAAAGCAGACGGGAAAGTACTTGCCCAGAACAAAAAAGCTTCCCATGATTATTTTATCGAGGATACTTATGAAGCTGGCTTGGTGCTGACAGGTACAGAGATCAAGTCGCTGCGTAATGGCCGCGCTAATATTGGAGATGCTTTTGCTACGATCCGTAACGGTGAGATTCACATTCACAACATGCATATCAGCCCTTTTGAACAAGGTAATCGTGCTAACCCTACTGACCCGACGCGTACTCGTAAATTGCTGATGCATAAAGAGCAAATTCATAAACTGCTGGGCTTGTCCAAGCGAGATGGATTTACGATTGTGCCACTTAAGGTTTATGTGCGAAATGGTTATGCGAAGCTGTTGATTGGTCTTGGTAAAGGTAAGAAAGAGTACGATAAACGTGACTCTGCTGCTAAGCGTGATGCTCAGCGTGATATCCAGCGTGTATTGCGTGAGAAGCAAAAGATCGCCAGATAA
- a CDS encoding aminoacetone oxidase family FAD-binding enzyme — translation MYENQTSMHHKLFIIGAGAAGLMAAVTACDMGIDTAILESNDRIGKKILMTGDGRCNITNESTATGTDEAIALSRKYHSNQAGFPLAVLQQFGIRQTIDFFSFLGLPLTRLKEGLMYPMSLQAAAVLDIFQLALEDRNVPVYLNNKVLDVTVSKNHPRFKIKCQTETEEEVVYTSDYLLISAGGLAGPNAGKEPPGYTLAERLGHTLIKPLPAIVQLKLQYPNMRALSTIKSQGQAHIIVNGKVICSEQGEIAFTDYGITGPPILQLSRKAAYHLARGEQVTLSVDLMPGRTEEELVEFLERLWETFGHRTVADCLVGIFNKKLVSVLLKETGLDQQPELLCQDLSMKTKGKFYRILKRWEFKVTDTNGFTNAQVTAGGIDTSELIEGTLESKLVPGLYLAGEVMDVDGDFGGYNLQWAWSSGYVAAMALAKSIQ, via the coding sequence ATGTATGAGAATCAGACTTCTATGCACCACAAGCTGTTTATTATCGGCGCAGGTGCTGCCGGACTAATGGCCGCTGTTACTGCGTGTGATATGGGTATCGATACTGCCATTCTGGAGAGTAACGACCGGATTGGAAAGAAGATATTAATGACAGGTGATGGCCGCTGTAACATTACAAATGAATCCACTGCAACGGGTACAGATGAAGCAATCGCTTTATCGCGCAAGTATCACAGTAATCAGGCCGGATTTCCACTTGCGGTATTGCAGCAATTTGGCATCCGTCAGACCATAGATTTTTTCTCCTTTCTCGGGCTTCCGCTTACAAGATTGAAGGAGGGCTTGATGTATCCGATGTCGCTGCAGGCAGCAGCGGTACTGGATATTTTCCAGCTAGCGCTGGAGGATCGGAATGTTCCGGTGTACCTCAATAACAAAGTGTTGGATGTTACTGTTTCGAAGAATCATCCGCGCTTCAAGATAAAATGCCAAACGGAGACAGAGGAGGAGGTTGTTTATACTAGCGACTATCTACTTATATCTGCGGGTGGCCTTGCCGGTCCAAATGCGGGAAAAGAACCTCCTGGGTATACACTTGCCGAACGTCTGGGACACACCCTGATTAAGCCTTTACCGGCCATTGTGCAATTGAAGCTGCAATATCCGAATATGAGGGCACTGTCCACTATCAAATCTCAGGGACAAGCTCATATCATTGTGAACGGTAAAGTCATCTGCAGTGAACAGGGTGAAATTGCCTTCACGGATTATGGTATTACCGGCCCGCCAATTCTTCAGCTAAGCAGGAAGGCTGCGTATCATCTTGCAAGAGGAGAACAGGTAACATTGTCGGTTGATCTGATGCCGGGCCGCACGGAGGAAGAGTTAGTTGAGTTTTTAGAAAGGCTCTGGGAGACCTTTGGACACCGGACTGTGGCGGATTGCCTTGTTGGCATCTTCAATAAGAAGCTTGTTTCTGTCCTACTAAAAGAGACTGGCTTAGATCAACAGCCAGAGTTGCTTTGCCAGGATCTATCGATGAAAACCAAGGGGAAATTTTATCGAATCTTGAAGCGTTGGGAATTTAAAGTGACGGATACCAATGGCTTTACGAATGCGCAAGTGACAGCAGGCGGCATTGATACGTCGGAACTCATCGAAGGAACGCTGGAATCCAAGCTGGTGCCTGGGCTGTATTTGGCTGGCGAAGTAATGGATGTGGACGGAGATTTCGGCGGCTATAACCTGCAATGGGCCTGGAGTTCCGGATATGTGGCCGCCATGGCGCTAGCTAAGTCAATTCAATAA
- a CDS encoding NAD(P)/FAD-dependent oxidoreductase: MYKDQTSKHHELFIIGGGAAGLMAAVTARDQGIDTAIIESNDRLGKKIITTGNGRCNITNQSTATGTDEAAALSRKYHSNQEGFPIHVLRQFGVRQTIEFFSSLGLPFISLENGRMYPMSLQAASVPGVFKLALEDRNVPVYYKHKVLDVTVSEGHPRFAITCQTETEEQVVYTSDYLFLCAGGLTAPKTGTDGSGYTLVQRLGHTLINPVPGIVQLKLDYPYLKELSGIKFEGEAHVIVNNEVIRTESGEILFTDYGISGPPILQLSRKAAYNLGIGESVTLSVDLMPERTEEELIDFLEIHWGIFGHRTVADSLIGIVSKKLIPVLLKEAGIDQQLHLLCQDLSWKTKKIFYKILKRWEFKVTDTNSFTNAQTTAGGIDTTELTEGTLESKLVPGLYLAGEVMDVDGDCGGYNLQWAWSSGYAAAMALADRRNGNT, translated from the coding sequence ATGTATAAGGATCAGACTTCTAAGCACCACGAGCTGTTCATTATCGGTGGGGGTGCTGCAGGTCTAATGGCTGCAGTTACAGCGAGGGATCAAGGTATTGATACAGCAATTATTGAAAGCAATGACCGGCTTGGGAAGAAAATAATAACGACGGGTAACGGACGTTGCAACATTACGAACCAATCCACCGCCACCGGTACGGATGAAGCGGCCGCTTTATCACGCAAGTATCACAGTAATCAGGAAGGATTCCCAATACATGTATTGCGGCAATTCGGTGTCCGCCAAACGATCGAATTTTTCTCCTCGCTCGGGCTTCCCTTTATAAGCTTGGAGAATGGCCGGATGTATCCGATGTCGCTGCAGGCGGCTTCGGTGCCGGGTGTATTTAAGCTGGCGCTGGAGGATCGGAATGTTCCCGTATATTATAAACATAAAGTGTTGGATGTTACCGTTTCGGAGGGACATCCGCGGTTCGCGATAACCTGCCAGACGGAGACAGAGGAACAGGTTGTGTATACCAGCGACTATCTTTTTCTATGTGCAGGCGGCCTTACCGCTCCCAAAACGGGAACGGACGGCTCCGGTTATACGCTTGTCCAACGTCTGGGGCACACCCTGATCAACCCGGTGCCAGGCATTGTACAATTGAAGCTGGATTATCCGTATTTAAAGGAACTATCGGGCATTAAATTTGAGGGAGAGGCCCATGTTATCGTAAACAATGAAGTCATCCGCACTGAGTCTGGTGAGATTCTTTTTACGGACTATGGTATCTCGGGCCCGCCCATACTTCAGCTCAGCAGAAAGGCTGCGTATAATCTCGGAATAGGAGAATCGGTGACATTGTCGGTTGATTTAATGCCGGAGCGCACGGAGGAAGAGTTAATTGATTTTCTGGAGATCCACTGGGGGATCTTCGGACACCGGACGGTTGCCGATTCCCTTATAGGTATCGTCAGCAAGAAACTGATTCCAGTTCTGCTGAAGGAGGCTGGAATTGATCAACAGTTGCACCTGCTTTGTCAGGATCTTTCGTGGAAAACAAAAAAAATATTTTATAAAATATTGAAGCGTTGGGAATTTAAAGTGACCGATACCAATAGCTTTACTAATGCACAAACAACAGCCGGTGGCATCGATACGACGGAGCTAACCGAAGGAACGTTGGAATCTAAGTTAGTCCCTGGACTGTATTTGGCAGGTGAAGTGATGGATGTCGATGGAGATTGCGGCGGCTATAACCTGCAATGGGCCTGGAGCTCCGGCTATGCCGCAGCGATGGCACTTGCTGATCGACGTAATGGCAACACGTAA
- a CDS encoding pectate lyase family protein: protein MKNKIGKLSSVVLLFSLVVSLITGGLGNTIAHAAGLSITGSGGWNETAYVEWSPVSQATGYTVYVKPATAADSQYQQINDELIRQYASYWRADAVGLAAGAYVMKIEATLPGGGVVSEVSSPLSVTSFDRSGFSFSANSPYGTGSGAYNEDGTLKNGAQVLYITSQNAKTVTLGVKTNSSGAIQTGVGLGEILKLRQKGYDKMPLAIRMIGKVTAADLSGQLNSSGYLEVKGKNNYSEMNITIEGIGNDAYAYGWGILLRYVGNVEVRNLGVMLFPDDGISMDTGNANVWVHNNDIFYGSAGSDADQVKGDGSTDVKKGSTYVTISYNHYWDSGKVALVGLSESTEFFVSFHHNWFDHSDSRHPRIRVASVHIYNNLYDGVSKYGVGVTTGGSAFVESNAFRHAKYPMMSSLQGTDALGEGTFSGENGGMIKAYNNSIVDAASLIYANSDAGTAPAKATSFDAYLASSRNETVPSSYKTLKGGTTYNNFDTIVDTGAKVSDIDDVNAVEQIVTAEAGRLNGGDFTWQFNNSVDDTSSALNTALMSKIRSYTTGLVSVGGNSNSTEPTPTATPTPTVTPKPTVTLTPTATPVPPTGAYAHNFTTDGITSDFFNIQGNLSANKGTVIYNGLTLTQSLKIESSTNIEFTSNEGTLTLVFNSADGNKIKIDGTSYSMTDGIVSVALAAGAHTITKDSPANLYYMQLDQVPTTRAYVHNFTTDGTISDFFNIQGNLSINKGTVLYNGLTLTQSLKIESPTSIGFTTTKDSTLTLVFNTADGTQIKVDGTSYPMTNGIVSLLLAPGAHTITKDSPTNLYYMHVE, encoded by the coding sequence ATGAAGAATAAAATTGGAAAGCTTTCTAGTGTAGTTTTGTTGTTTTCACTTGTAGTGTCTTTAATTACAGGTGGATTAGGAAATACGATAGCACATGCTGCGGGTCTTTCGATTACGGGTAGTGGGGGCTGGAATGAAACTGCGTATGTGGAATGGTCACCTGTAAGTCAAGCGACGGGTTATACGGTATATGTTAAACCGGCAACTGCAGCGGATTCCCAGTATCAACAAATTAATGATGAATTAATTCGACAATACGCTTCCTATTGGAGAGCGGATGCTGTGGGACTTGCTGCTGGAGCTTATGTAATGAAGATTGAAGCTACACTGCCAGGCGGTGGGGTGGTAAGTGAGGTTTCGAGTCCGCTATCTGTTACGTCATTTGACCGATCTGGATTTTCTTTTTCGGCCAACTCACCCTATGGAACTGGTTCGGGTGCTTATAATGAAGATGGAACGCTCAAGAATGGTGCACAAGTGCTGTACATAACCTCTCAGAATGCTAAAACCGTAACCCTTGGTGTGAAAACTAACAGCTCAGGTGCTATACAAACTGGCGTAGGTCTTGGAGAAATATTGAAACTTAGACAAAAAGGTTATGATAAAATGCCACTAGCGATTCGAATGATTGGAAAAGTTACAGCTGCTGATCTGAGTGGACAACTTAACAGCAGTGGATATCTTGAAGTCAAAGGTAAAAATAATTATTCGGAAATGAATATTACGATTGAAGGTATCGGGAACGATGCTTATGCATACGGTTGGGGAATACTTCTTAGATATGTCGGTAATGTGGAAGTAAGAAACCTAGGGGTGATGTTATTCCCTGACGATGGCATTTCAATGGATACAGGCAATGCGAATGTGTGGGTGCACAATAATGATATTTTCTATGGATCTGCAGGAAGTGATGCGGACCAAGTTAAAGGTGATGGTTCCACGGACGTTAAAAAGGGGTCAACATATGTTACCATCTCTTACAACCACTATTGGGATTCCGGAAAAGTTGCTCTAGTGGGTCTGAGCGAGTCTACTGAATTCTTTGTTAGCTTCCACCATAACTGGTTCGATCATTCGGATTCCCGTCATCCGCGTATCAGAGTGGCCTCTGTTCATATCTATAATAACCTTTATGACGGAGTTTCCAAATATGGTGTCGGTGTAACCACAGGAGGTTCAGCTTTTGTAGAATCAAATGCTTTTAGACATGCTAAATATCCAATGATGAGTTCTTTACAGGGTACTGACGCTTTAGGAGAAGGTACATTCTCAGGTGAAAATGGAGGTATGATCAAAGCATACAACAATAGTATTGTTGATGCTGCGAGTCTTATTTATGCGAACTCTGATGCTGGAACTGCTCCGGCAAAAGCAACCTCATTTGATGCCTACTTAGCATCGTCGAGAAATGAAACCGTCCCAAGTTCATACAAAACACTAAAAGGCGGCACAACGTATAACAATTTCGATACGATCGTTGATACGGGAGCGAAGGTATCTGACATTGATGACGTGAACGCAGTTGAACAGATTGTTACGGCAGAGGCTGGACGATTGAATGGCGGAGACTTCACATGGCAGTTTAATAATTCAGTGGATGACACATCGTCTGCACTTAATACAGCTCTGATGTCCAAAATAAGAAGTTACACCACTGGGCTTGTATCTGTAGGCGGTAACTCCAACTCAACAGAGCCGACACCAACAGCAACGCCAACACCAACAGTAACGCCGAAGCCGACGGTAACACTTACACCGACAGCAACTCCGGTGCCGCCAACGGGAGCGTATGCCCATAACTTTACGACTGATGGGATTACAAGCGATTTTTTCAATATTCAAGGAAACCTTTCAGCAAATAAAGGAACTGTGATCTACAATGGATTGACACTAACTCAAAGCTTAAAAATCGAGAGTTCAACTAACATTGAGTTCACCTCTAATGAAGGAACTTTGACATTAGTATTTAATTCAGCAGATGGTAACAAAATCAAGATTGATGGAACAAGTTATTCCATGACAGATGGCATTGTTAGCGTAGCGCTAGCAGCAGGCGCACATACCATTACGAAAGATAGTCCTGCCAATCTTTATTACATGCAACTAGATCAGGTTCCAACAACTAGAGCATATGTTCATAACTTTACGACCGATGGAACAATTAGCGACTTCTTCAATATTCAAGGGAATCTCTCAATTAATAAGGGGACTGTGCTATATAATGGTCTAACACTCACTCAAAGTCTAAAAATTGAGAGTCCAACCAGCATTGGGTTTACGACAACTAAGGATTCAACCCTAACATTAGTGTTTAATACAGCTGACGGAACTCAAATCAAGGTCGATGGAACAAGCTACCCGATGACCAATGGTATTGTCAGCTTACTCCTTGCACCCGGTGCCCATACCATTACCAAGGATAGTCCTACGAACCTGTATTACATGCATGTAGAATAA
- a CDS encoding mechanosensitive ion channel family protein — protein MEFIKNHLDGYGISEQMIGYLSNLIMVVFIAVVSIMVNFIAKKIVLKTIIHIINNNSYTWDNVILEKKVFHKLSHLMPAIIIYYSASIFPSYQSIIEKFALTYMIIVTIMVFDALLNALDAIYRSFEVSKIRPIKGYIQVGKIVLFIIGGIVVISNLIGQNPLIILSGLGALSAVLMLIFKDSILGLVAGVQLSSNDMVRVGDWIEMPKYNADGDVIDITLNTVKVMNFDKTITMIPSYALISDSFRNWRGMQASGGRRIKRSIYIDTSSISFCSQELIDEFMKIQYLTDYVTTRLNEINTYNLEHQINTDSMVNGRQLTNVGVFREYIHQYLRNHPKIHKDMTLIVRQLAPGDNGLPLEIYAFSNDINWGVYESVQADIFDHIFAVMPTFGLRAFQNPTGHDIVHLKESAQFSREY, from the coding sequence ATGGAATTTATCAAAAATCATCTAGACGGATATGGCATAAGTGAACAAATGATTGGGTATCTCTCAAATTTGATCATGGTTGTTTTTATAGCTGTGGTCTCCATAATGGTTAATTTTATAGCCAAAAAAATCGTATTAAAGACAATTATTCATATCATCAATAACAATAGTTATACGTGGGACAATGTCATTTTGGAGAAGAAAGTATTCCATAAGCTGTCGCATCTCATGCCAGCAATCATTATCTATTATTCGGCATCTATCTTCCCATCTTACCAATCTATAATTGAAAAATTTGCTTTAACGTATATGATTATCGTAACTATCATGGTGTTTGATGCATTGCTCAATGCCCTTGATGCGATATATCGTTCGTTCGAGGTTTCCAAGATTAGACCCATTAAGGGATACATTCAGGTAGGAAAAATCGTTCTATTCATCATCGGTGGTATCGTGGTGATCTCGAACCTCATCGGTCAGAATCCTTTAATTATTCTCAGTGGTCTTGGTGCCTTATCGGCTGTTCTAATGCTAATCTTTAAAGATTCCATATTAGGCCTTGTTGCAGGTGTTCAATTATCATCGAATGATATGGTGCGTGTCGGTGACTGGATTGAAATGCCTAAATACAATGCGGATGGTGATGTGATCGACATTACATTAAACACAGTAAAGGTTATGAATTTCGATAAGACAATCACGATGATTCCGAGCTACGCTCTTATCTCGGACTCATTCAGGAATTGGAGAGGTATGCAAGCATCTGGTGGCAGAAGAATTAAGCGAAGCATTTATATCGATACGAGCAGCATAAGCTTTTGTTCCCAAGAGCTGATTGATGAATTTATGAAGATTCAATACCTTACCGATTATGTCACGACAAGACTGAATGAAATTAACACGTACAACCTGGAACATCAGATTAATACAGATAGTATGGTCAACGGTAGACAACTTACGAATGTGGGTGTATTCAGAGAATATATCCATCAATATTTGAGAAATCATCCGAAAATTCATAAGGATATGACACTGATAGTCAGACAGTTAGCACCGGGAGATAACGGTCTGCCATTGGAAATTTATGCTTTCAGTAATGATATTAACTGGGGAGTATATGAATCGGTTCAAGCGGATATCTTCGACCACATTTTTGCGGTTATGCCGACATTTGGACTTCGTGCTTTCCAAAATCCAACCGGCCATGATATCGTCCATCTAAAAGAGAGCGCGCAATTTTCTCGGGAATATTGA
- a CDS encoding carbohydrate-binding domain-containing protein, translated as MLKRTMSLMLVFILTMTSVVGVASASTTTKETVINLSDSAVTVDGQKASTSSSAAVYTGASIVYYEDGHDSSYGEGTDSDTHSAEEAAKHTVVTITKPGVYRVTGKLSKGQLAIDLGKDAASDPTAVVTLILDGADITSTVAPAVIFYNVYEPYSNTEDTKGIVDLSHAGAQVILADGSVNTVNGSYVARIYKEGTTKKLHKYDGAFYSKMSMNISGEAKGTGELHITAANEGLDSELHLALNGGKVYIQSQDDGINTNEDGISVTSINGGYLYVNAGLGAEGDGIDSNGYLTINGGTIVTMANDRSPDGGIDADKDITINGGTVLALGTRNDATSSTSKQPFMEFSFATTQAKGSIISLKDSAGNELLSHTAEKNFQSVTFSSADLKLNTEYHLYINGVQQQYTGNSFGMMGGGGFGGNRPSGDNGQAAPPTGERPTTGEKPEGTPPSIPDGMQGKPEGGFNPDGQNTTVSGEGSTVFKITDSIHSFSGISEATDNSGKTKVTFTVNDGAGIQSVASGKSVVLKGVTASANVPESDIQLTVTDVPSENYSETYLLSELKDDYSKIMPKEDGQYRLTIAVVSSNETYTGVSQWQFSIGMLPFTDVKSDDASYNAIKTLYEKGIMIGTSSTQFSPNSPVTRATAITTLGRLLNIEQTESNAFNDVVKNSWYSGYVGWAVENGLVIGDGKGNFMPNANLTAEQMKAVISRYVELNGLNIAVDELFPNTLTGTMTRADLASILSKLL; from the coding sequence ATGCTGAAGCGTACAATGTCTCTTATGCTTGTCTTCATCTTGACAATGACTAGTGTAGTGGGGGTTGCTTCTGCTAGTACAACTACGAAGGAAACGGTTATTAATCTTTCGGATTCAGCAGTAACCGTTGATGGACAGAAGGCGTCAACGAGTTCATCGGCCGCTGTATATACGGGAGCTAGCATTGTGTATTATGAGGACGGACATGACAGTAGCTATGGAGAAGGTACAGATTCAGATACACACAGTGCGGAGGAAGCAGCTAAGCATACAGTTGTGACCATTACAAAACCGGGCGTTTATCGTGTAACAGGCAAGTTATCTAAAGGACAGCTTGCAATTGATCTTGGGAAGGATGCGGCTTCTGACCCTACAGCGGTAGTAACACTTATTCTAGATGGAGCAGATATTACGAGTACAGTTGCTCCGGCAGTTATTTTCTACAATGTATATGAGCCGTACTCCAATACAGAGGACACCAAAGGAATTGTCGATCTTAGTCATGCAGGTGCACAGGTTATTTTAGCAGATGGCTCTGTAAACACTGTAAATGGCTCTTATGTCGCACGAATTTATAAAGAGGGCACAACGAAAAAACTGCATAAGTATGATGGAGCCTTCTATTCTAAAATGTCCATGAACATTTCTGGAGAAGCTAAAGGAACAGGAGAGCTACATATTACTGCTGCTAACGAAGGGCTCGATTCTGAGCTGCATTTGGCTCTCAATGGTGGAAAGGTTTATATTCAATCCCAGGATGATGGAATCAATACGAATGAGGATGGAATATCGGTTACAAGTATCAATGGTGGATATCTTTATGTGAATGCAGGTCTAGGAGCAGAAGGTGATGGGATTGACTCCAATGGCTACTTAACGATTAACGGAGGAACTATTGTTACTATGGCTAACGACCGTAGTCCTGACGGCGGTATCGATGCAGATAAGGATATTACCATTAATGGTGGTACGGTGCTTGCACTAGGAACGCGTAATGATGCGACCTCTTCTACATCCAAGCAACCGTTTATGGAGTTTTCTTTTGCTACGACACAAGCGAAGGGAAGTATAATTTCATTAAAAGATTCGGCAGGAAATGAATTACTAAGCCATACTGCGGAAAAGAACTTTCAAAGCGTAACCTTCTCATCGGCTGACCTTAAGCTCAATACTGAATATCATCTGTACATTAATGGAGTTCAGCAACAATATACAGGAAATTCATTTGGTATGATGGGTGGCGGAGGCTTTGGTGGTAATCGTCCTAGTGGTGACAACGGCCAAGCTGCTCCTCCAACAGGAGAGCGTCCTACTACTGGAGAAAAACCAGAAGGTACACCTCCATCAATTCCTGATGGGATGCAAGGAAAACCAGAAGGTGGCTTTAATCCAGACGGACAAAACACAACAGTAAGCGGTGAAGGTTCTACAGTATTTAAAATAACCGACTCTATTCATAGCTTTTCAGGTATTTCCGAGGCAACTGATAATAGCGGTAAAACAAAAGTTACCTTTACCGTCAATGACGGAGCCGGCATTCAAAGTGTAGCTTCTGGTAAAAGTGTTGTATTGAAGGGAGTTACAGCAAGTGCAAATGTTCCTGAAAGTGATATTCAGCTAACAGTAACGGACGTACCTTCTGAGAACTATTCTGAAACGTATCTTCTTTCTGAGTTAAAGGATGATTACTCTAAGATTATGCCTAAGGAGGATGGGCAATACCGTCTTACCATTGCGGTTGTGTCTTCTAACGAAACCTACACAGGGGTATCACAATGGCAATTTTCAATCGGTATGCTACCCTTCACGGATGTGAAGTCAGACGATGCGTCTTATAATGCCATTAAGACTTTGTATGAAAAAGGAATTATGATTGGAACGAGCTCTACTCAATTTTCACCAAATTCACCAGTAACACGTGCAACTGCGATTACAACTCTTGGTAGACTTCTTAATATTGAGCAGACTGAATCCAACGCCTTTAATGATGTTGTGAAAAATAGCTGGTATAGTGGGTATGTTGGTTGGGCAGTTGAAAATGGACTTGTTATTGGCGATGGAAAAGGAAATTTCATGCCCAATGCTAACCTGACTGCTGAGCAGATGAAAGCTGTTATATCGAGATATGTGGAACTTAATGGATTAAATATTGCGGTAGACGAGCTTTTTCCAAATACTCTTACGGGTACAATGACTCGCGCAGATCTTGCGTCTATATTAAGCAAGCTGCTGTAG